A window from bacterium encodes these proteins:
- a CDS encoding prepilin-type N-terminal cleavage/methylation domain-containing protein, producing MFSKIRRIRGSKILGFTLLELLVVIAIIALLASMLLPSLSKAREMGRRIKCVSNLRQIGLAFTMYADDYDGWLPFYLETSGDCLFWHQEISPYLGKTTSEYAGKDYIRCPTSTGTDASYGANYYVVFGQGPVSAQNGSRRLYKVPANVFLLGDAVTCAIHNPTQYPLNSDRDGDGINDTNSFMADIYNRLSIRHNEGANFLYADGHVKWISLYDWIKNKDGMWGTYARP from the coding sequence ATGTTTAGTAAAATTCGTAGAATCCGGGGAAGCAAAATTTTGGGTTTTACCTTGCTTGAGTTGCTTGTTGTAATAGCCATCATAGCTCTTTTGGCATCAATGCTGCTTCCGTCATTGAGTAAGGCAAGGGAGATGGGAAGGCGGATAAAATGTGTTTCAAATCTTCGCCAGATTGGCCTGGCATTTACAATGTATGCTGATGATTATGATGGTTGGCTTCCTTTTTATCTTGAGACCTCCGGTGACTGCCTGTTCTGGCATCAAGAAATTAGTCCATATCTAGGGAAAACAACAAGTGAATACGCTGGAAAAGATTACATTAGATGCCCGACTTCTACGGGAACAGATGCTAGCTATGGAGCAAACTATTACGTTGTTTTTGGGCAGGGACCAGTATCAGCTCAGAACGGTTCAAGAAGGCTATATAAGGTTCCAGCTAATGTCTTTCTATTAGGAGACGCTGTGACGTGTGCAATTCACAATCCCACTCAGTATCCGCTTAATTCAGATCGGGATGGCGATGGTATAAATGATACCAATAGCTTCATGGCAGATATTTACAACAGGCTTTCCATCCGACACAATGAAGGGGCAAACTTTCTATATGCTGACGGACATGTGAAATGGATAAGTCTCTATGACTGGATAAAGAATAAAGATGGAATGTGGGGAACATATGCCCGTCCATAA
- a CDS encoding metallophosphoesterase: protein MKKLSIGNSIMGQIFIALTMCFLFLGFGSYSWGEEKGLIAFWNFDGGGGSITEDVSGNSNHGRIHGAKWVKCDFGYALKLDGIDDYIDCGENITRNIKNSSYTVGFWVKPALTTGSHCMMSFENMRIELQRGKVIFMQGCPSLDKGYRIAGGQLLPNQWYHIAGVFNKDKSLKLYINGILQPASTTKAHTPAMITGTICIGTVPKANSRFFAGIIDEVRIYEKALSKEEINNDCSVRFGVSADPHLPGRTMPPREDLLEDYVDAMMKWKPDFVIDLGDFAVQCGAPGFGKVPTTREKHDGQLKGLIHHTSVLSRLPCPYYLVIGNHDMGFFEGGDEKITPEDLYKSTHHAEDITKDEVVAHTRILHRYYSFDIKRYHFIVLDGNNKRPPGVPAGKDGGGWYWIDDTQKAWLKEDLAANREKIKLVFCHEELHCMPPESVEGEYVPPSLTNAGFIHNGWELREMFTADGKVLACFFGHKHCNKQLVLGGVNYITFAAMFWWGNYAKVTISDKLYIEGFRSKKVSLEEVKKSCPEVYWKTAIFQYRNPQRSYVIPTTCDK from the coding sequence ATGAAAAAATTATCAATAGGAAATAGTATCATGGGGCAGATTTTTATAGCACTAACCATGTGTTTTCTTTTTCTTGGGTTTGGCAGTTATAGCTGGGGAGAAGAAAAAGGATTAATAGCGTTCTGGAATTTTGATGGAGGGGGAGGAAGTATAACTGAGGATGTCTCAGGTAATTCCAATCATGGAAGAATTCACGGAGCGAAATGGGTCAAATGCGATTTTGGCTATGCCCTAAAGTTGGACGGAATAGATGACTACATTGATTGCGGGGAAAATATAACACGAAATATAAAAAACAGCAGCTATACAGTGGGGTTCTGGGTTAAACCTGCTCTTACCACAGGCAGCCATTGTATGATGTCTTTTGAAAATATGAGAATTGAACTACAGAGAGGTAAGGTCATATTCATGCAAGGTTGCCCCAGTTTGGATAAGGGCTATAGAATAGCTGGTGGTCAACTGCTGCCAAATCAATGGTATCATATCGCAGGAGTTTTTAATAAAGACAAATCCTTGAAATTATATATAAACGGCATCCTTCAGCCAGCAAGTACAACAAAAGCTCACACTCCAGCAATGATAACAGGAACAATCTGTATTGGAACTGTGCCTAAAGCTAATAGCAGATTTTTTGCCGGCATCATTGACGAAGTTAGAATTTACGAAAAAGCTTTGAGCAAGGAGGAAATTAACAATGACTGTTCAGTTCGATTTGGAGTAAGCGCAGATCCTCATTTACCGGGAAGGACGATGCCGCCCCGCGAAGATCTTCTTGAGGATTATGTTGATGCAATGATGAAGTGGAAGCCGGATTTTGTTATTGACTTAGGAGATTTTGCGGTACAGTGCGGCGCTCCCGGATTTGGCAAGGTTCCAACTACTCGAGAAAAGCATGACGGTCAGTTGAAAGGGCTTATTCATCATACTTCTGTTCTCTCAAGACTACCATGCCCTTATTACCTTGTAATAGGCAATCATGATATGGGATTCTTTGAAGGCGGTGATGAGAAAATTACACCTGAAGATCTATATAAATCCACTCATCATGCAGAAGATATTACTAAAGATGAGGTTGTGGCCCATACAAGGATACTGCATAGATATTATTCGTTTGATATAAAAAGGTATCATTTTATTGTTCTGGATGGAAACAATAAGAGACCGCCAGGAGTGCCAGCAGGTAAGGATGGAGGGGGTTGGTACTGGATTGATGATACGCAAAAAGCATGGTTAAAAGAGGACTTAGCAGCTAATCGTGAAAAAATCAAATTGGTTTTTTGTCATGAAGAGTTGCATTGCATGCCGCCTGAATCTGTCGAAGGAGAATATGTCCCGCCCTCGCTGACCAACGCTGGTTTTATACATAATGGATGGGAATTAAGAGAGATGTTTACGGCTGACGGCAAGGTGTTAGCTTGTTTTTTTGGGCATAAACATTGTAATAAACAACTTGTTCTTGGAGGTGTTAATTATATCACTTTCGCAGCGATGTTTTGGTGGGGGAATTATGCTAAGGTAACAATTTCAGATAAGTTATATATAGAGGGATTTAGGTCAAAAAAGGTATCTTTAGAAGAGGTTAAAAAGAGCTGTCCGGAGGTGTATTGGAAGACAGCAATATTCCAATACCGCAACCCTCAAAGAAGCTATGTTATACCTACAACTTGTGATAAATAA